The genomic interval GCGCCGCATACTGAAGACCCAAAAAGCTATCTACCGCTGCGTAGGGGCCGCCCAAGGTCATCGCCCCTGCCGCATAGACTCGCCCTTGCCCCGATCGCAGGTCAGGAAGTTCAAAATCCTCGGATACAGCCAGGCGTCCTAGGGGATTCAAGGGTAAGCCATAGCAGGTGACCAGATCATCCAACAGTGGATTGGCAGACACCTGGGCATCTAGGCCCGTGGCATCAATAATAAAATCGGCTTGCAGTTGGCGGGTACCTTTAAAGTCGCGATCGCGAATATAGGTTAAGGTGCCCTGGTCAGCACTCGGCTCCACCCGTTCCACCTCTCCAAACTCAATTTTGTACCAGCCTTGGCGTAATCCCTCTTGGACAATCTGCTGCCAGTCACGGCGATCGGCGGTGGTGGTGCCGCCCCAATCTGCCAGCAGCCGTTGACGTTCCGCAGGACTAGCTTGCTCCAGCATCACCTGCAGATCGCCGCCCCAGCAGGCTTTGGGCCAATTAAAGGGCTGCAGTTCGTAATGATTTTTCACCTGTCGCTGGGCAGTCCGAAAGCGATGTCCACTGGGTTTGGGCGATCGCATCAGATGGAGCAGATAGATCTGGGAGTTGGTTTGACGGGCTTCATAAATGCGCTGCACCACCCGCGATGCCACAATCCCCCGTCCCCGAATCATCACGGTGCCGCCGAAGGTTTCCAGGTGTTGATAGACATGGTCATGCTCTTCGTAGGCATTGACCACCGTTTTAAAGTCATGGGTGGCGGCTCGATAGGCCTGCAGATCGGGCAGAAACTGAATGGCGGGGTAGCCGGTTGCTAGATGCAGGTAGCGGGCGACGACAAAGGCATGGTCGCGGCGATCGGCGGTGGAACGAGAATAGGCGATCGCATACCGTCCATCTGTAGTTTGGCGAATGGAGCGAATCCGCCCGTAGTCAAAACAATGGTTCCAGCCAATGCGCGCAGCTTCGCGGTCGATGGAGGCAAACACCCGCCCCGATCGCGGCGTATAGGTTTCTGCCAGCGTCGGTTCGGCAAAGACCTGCCACAGGTACCGTAGGGCAGGGGCAAGCTTGCCGCGACCCAGATCATCCCAAGCTTCCCGCAGAGCGTAGCTCGGCCAACCCCAGATATTGTCTGGGCAAGAGTCTGAGTTAGAACGCAGCCGTTCATGGGGAGGAATTTGGGAATTGAGGCAAAGACGTTGGTAGCGGGCGTAGGGCACTGCTTCCATGCCAATGCTCAGAATCTGCTGAGCGGACACCCCGCCCAGTCGCAATAGATCCACCCAGATAAAGCTACCGAGCCCTGCCCCGAGGGCCACATAGTCAAATTCGCGGATGGGTAGCCCTGTATCCATGAGATCCCGCAGAGATACGTGGGGCTGCTGAAAGAGTGGTGGTGGAAAGGAGGCTCCCGATGTCGGTGCGCTAGCTTCAGGAAACAGAATGGTGGAGTTGGTTGAGGTCTCGGACTCGGACGGCTCAGTCTGTCCCTCGGTAGACCAGGTTAACGTTAGCGTGTAGGGGCCAATCAGCAGGCGATCGCCCTCGCTGAGGACGGCGGATGCTTGGCGATCGCCATTCACGAAGGTGCCATTGCTGCTGCGCTGATCGTCTACCACTACCTCATCCCCCGCTTGCCGGAGCAAGGCGTGGAATCGCGACACCTGGCCACTGTCTAGCACCATGCGCGACACCCGTTGCCCGTCAAACTGAGCTGGCATGTGGGCAAAGTCTCGCCCGAGGGCGATCGGCAACGATAGCACAGGAGTTCGCAGTTCCCCCGTGGCCGGGTCTTCCCAACTTAGTTGCAAACGGAGAGGCGGATCACTCATGGGAATTTACGGATATGCCGGTGGATCAACAAGCGATCGCCCTTAGCGTTGCATGTTGTTTTCTGTCTAACCTTAGTGGGTGGAGCGCAGGACTGCTGGTGGGGCTAGCTCAGGCACTAGAGATAGGCGGTGACGACGTAGGGCTAGATCTTGATGTTCCTAGGTCTGCCTATCTTCTATCCCCAACCGCAAACTAGCATATCCGTTATACCATTCCTCCAGCCAGTATTAATTCAAGGGTGTTGCTGAACCGGGAGATGAACCTCTAGCTACAGGATCTGAACCTACGTACAACATGTTGCGGAATCATACCGCTATTCAGCAACGCCAATTCAAGAACAGTTGGAATGTATAGCCATAGCCGACCTTCTTGAGTCCATCTAGGGCGATCGAGCCAGGGCGATCGCTGTCCGAAAATCTTTACTGGTTGAGCCATAGACATGGGCGGAATGCGGAACGCGATATCTGTATCTCTAGTCTATGTCCTAATAAGGTCGGCTATGGCCATACAACGTCGGATGGGAGGTGGGCAGACAGACAACAATGAAGTTGATCTGATGGATGAGGCAAGTTTCGCACATCGGCTGACGACGATACAGGTCATCGCCGAGCGCAGTGAGGTGACCTGGGGTAAAGAAGATCATGACGGGTTGTGATCCACCATTTGGCGGCAGTTTCACCATCCTGTTGTTCCGTGCTATTTTGATGGTAAATAAACTTGGTCATCAGTAGAACTACTGAATCTTTTCCGGTTGTTCTATCCTCGCAGCAGGGCTAGAAAACTGTTAAATTACGAAGTTACGATTGCTGACTTAGCTATGTTAGGCTTGAGCAAACTACTTTGCAAACCCGGTTTTAAGTTATGAAGTATACATGAAGCGCAAAATCATTACGCATTCTCAAGGCTTTCTACATTAGGTCCCAGGAACCATGCAAAACAATTCAGGTTTTAGTCACCGCTGGTTACGTCGCGGCGTTTCGCTTTCTGTTCTGCTTCTAGTTAGTGCGGTTGCCGTCCAGAGGGCGCATCGTTTTAATATACCCTCCGCTGATCAACGTTGGTTGACTCTGGGTTCCCCAGCCTATGCCGAAGGAGCCTATGACTGGGCGCAGATTGAGCAAGATATTATTACCGTACAAAACCAAGCCCGCCAAGATCCAGCCAGCTTGATCCCGTTGTTGGAAGAACGCCTAGCTAATATGGATGATGCGGGTAGAATACTGAACAGTTGTGGCCCTAACTGTCATCTTCAAACCCGGGAAGGAAAGCAAGCTGTTCAAGAAGCCATTGATTTTTTGCGTCAACAGGCGGCGATTCCTTCCCTAGACGCTGCACCTAATGTTGCCCAGGCAGCTAAAGTCCATGCGCAAGATCAGGCTAGTGGTAGCACGGGGCACGCTGGCTCTGATGGCAGTACTGCTGCACAACGGTTAGACCGCACCGGAGCGCTTAATATATCTAGTGGTGAAAATATTGCCTATGGGCCGAGCACGGGGCAACGAGTGGTGCTGGATTTAATTGTTGATGATGGCGTGCCTAGTCGGGGGCATCGTACCAATATTTTTGACCCTAGCTGGACACATACTGGAGCGGGCTGCGGTCCCCATGCAGGGTATCGTATCGTCTGCGTTATTAACTACACCAGATTTACAAATCAGTTTAATGTAGTCAATAACAGTAGTGTTAACCTAGAGGCTGTAACCCTCGGCGACATGAACATTTTGGGCGATGCTCTGGCACCTGGCGAAACTCGGGAAATCACGTTGAGTGCCGAGCAGTGTGAAGGTAGTCTGGGCTTGCAGATGAGTGGCTATCTTCCAGCCAGTATGCCAAGTAGCATGGTATGTGGTTCCACGTTAACCGTTGACCCAGATAACTACTTTGAGCTTTCGTTTCAATAAGTCGTTAGCCGTAGTTTTGGCTGCATAGAAGGATTCAGACGGGTTAGGGTATCCAGACACTAGGGTACTTTGAACCCGAGTAGGTGGGTTTGGTTTGTATCGCCGCGACGTTAGTCGCCGAAGCGCTGGAATTTGATGCCTCAACCAAATTGATTAAAGGGTAGTGCTCAAGATGTAATACGGCATATCACTAGAACCCTTAAGAACTAGGGGTCTCATTCCACCATCATGACCAATCTTGAGCGCTATCGGTACAAGAACAGTGGGGTTGCCTATGCCAGGGTGATGGCTGGGATGCACCCTGATGAACACCAGTCCTGTATCCACCATCTCCGGCCATAGCTTTCGGGGCAATGGTGCTGCCAACGTCGGCCTCACTGAGTCCCAAGTATTGTCTACTTAGGGGCTGAGTGGAGCCGACGCCGCTTGAGCCGCATAACAGCCGCCTGATCTCCGCTTTTACATGCGCGATAGTGCAGTCACCTTCTTCAACTTGCTAGAATCGAGGCCATCCAGATCGTCTAGGTAAAGCCACCCTTCCCGCACGAGCTGGGAGAACACAAAGATGAGGACTGAATATCGATAGTCGTACTTGCCATCAATATCATGTCGCCGAGCACTGAGGTAGTCATGAACCTGCCAAAGGTCGTCTAGCCCTGTGATGCTGTGCATCTTAGTCTTAACATCGCTGACGAGGGCGCTAATTTCTCGTTCATAGGCTGCTTGAAAGGCCTTTTGAGCGATCGCCTTCTCCTCAGTTGTCCAGTCTGTATCTATTCCTTGCATTCTGAAACCTTATAATTATCATCAGTCTTTCTATTTTGCCGCGATTATTCAATGAAATCTACCCAATTTAGAGCAAAATTTTGAATTAATCTAATGCTTACAGTTGTTCCCACAGCAGGACGATATGCCCCGTCAAACCTAAACCTGGTTTGCGGGGGCAAGCAAGTACAAATACTTATTTATTAAGTCCAGTAGGCATAGCCTTAACGGCCGTAGCAGACTGCGGTAGGGGCAGGGTTTGATCCGCTCAGCCCAACGGCAGTGTCTTCGTCATCCTTGGGTTGGTCGCAACTGAAATGTTCAGTCATGATGGAACCATCAGCCGAGGATGCTTAAGAGGGCAGTTTCTTGATGGCCTTTACCGGCGGGCAGCCGGCAGGCGGTACCAAGGCAGATGGGGATACTCGTGATGCTCCCAGTGGTAGCCCAAATGATAGCAGGTGAGAAACGACAGCCAAACGGGATAGCCGCTGCTCACGGCTCGATGGCGATTAGGGGTTCCCTGATTACTGTGACGATGGGGTAGATATGTCCCAAAGATAAAAAGCTGGAAAGAACTGAGTACAAGTGGGCCGACCCAAAAGGCGATCGCATTGATGGGCGATACCTGAAAGCCATACACCAAGATACCCAATACTCCAATCCAACTGAAAACGAGATGCACTAAGCGGTAGCCCGACAGGTACTCCCCCATAAACTTGAGATACCAGGCCACCGGATGACAATGCACTCCGTCGTGGAAATCAGGGTCGCCAAGTTGAGCAGGACAGCGATGGTGGTCGCGATGCTGCTGGCGGCAGTGTTGGTAGGATAGAAATGCATACAGACCGACCGCAACATGACCCATGGCATGATTGAGCCGGGGATGTTGGGGCAAAAGGCTGAGATGCATTGCATCGTGGGCAACGATAAACAAACCGGTTTGGAGAACTGTACGCCCTATAATCGCAACCAGGACAACCAGCCAAGGGAGCTGAGCGATAGGTATATACAGAAGCCCCAGCAGGCTTCCTATCCAAGTAAGGAAAAGTGCGATCGCCCATCCCACGCCCAGCCAGTTCCCTGATTCAGAGAGGGGGCGGCGAGCCATTGACTCAGGGGAAGACGCCATGCAGAAAATATAGTTGAACCACTTGGAAGTACCTCCATTCCCACGATCTGAGATCAGGGAATGGAGGTAGAATTAGACTAGGCGCTAATCACCTGAGCAGGTATCTGAGCAGAGATTAACGGGTAAGATTTAACAGTTCTTTGGGTGATGCCAAGAGGTCAATAGCCACAAAGTAGATCTTATTCTCAGGGGTGAGTAAGAAACGCCAAGCCATGTTCATACCCACAGCAGCACCAAACCAAGGAGTTTGTACCTTGCCGGTGACTTTGATTTGGGTGTAGCCTTCATCAGCGGGTTCCAAAACACCTCGTTCGGGCATTAGCTTGAGGTTTTGGCAGTCTTCCCGGAAGAACTTCAAAACTGCATCACGACCGACAATCGGACGTTGGAAGGGAGGCTGAAGCGCACCATCATCGGTGAACAATTGAATCAACGCATCAAAGTCGTTGGCATTCATGTTGTTCATGTAGCTCAGCACGGTGGGGTTATCAATCCCTTCAATGGTAACGGTTGTCCGCTTATCGGCTACCACAGGCGGCACGATAGGCTCGGCTACGCTTTGGTAGGAACCGAGCTTTTTGGGATCAAAGCCCATGTCTACGACCGAATTGCGCAACACGGTGATCTGTTGACCAGACTCTAGGTTACGGATGGCTTGCAGGACAGCGGCGGCATTGGCGGAAAGCTGATAGCCTTCAGGAATGGGAGCGACGAGACCTTCATCCATCCACTGTCCAAGCTGGTACCAGAAGCCAAGCTTGATGTTCGATGACCACATGGAGTAGGTGCGGCAGATAGGGGTGTCAGCCCGGTTCGCCAAGTCACACATGGCTTGGGACTGCTCTTGGAAAGACATTTGCCGAATTTCGTTCAACGTATTTTCGGCAAACTGCATGTTGGCTGCACCGGGAGCCGCGATGGTGATGGTTTTTCCCATTTCCAGGTAGGCAAACCAAATCAGCGCTAGTTGATCTTCGGCATTCAGTTGAGTGAATCGAGCAATTGTAGCTGGCACAGCATCGGCAGAAAGGGTGCCGGGAAAAATACTGCGGGCTGATTCAATGGTAAAGGGCATAAGGTACCTCGCCTTAAACTACGGTTTCACAATCTCGAAAGGCATGATTTTAGACATTCCCAGCCATGGACGCATAGCTATGGGTTAACCCAAAATCGCCCCCAACCGCTCTAAAAATAGCCGTCATGACAGGGTTAGAATTCGGGGGACATCACTATTGTCTCAGCACGATGTCTAAGAATCCACTCTCTTGCGACAGATGCTTTTTTTAACAACGTCCTCAATTTATCACGAACTTGTAACATAAAGAAACATTTCTTTATGTATTGTCCATAGACATCCTCCCTTGCCACGGTATTCCGGCATCTCCAGGTCTGGGTCGAGGCAAACCGTAGGGCTTTCATTGTGGGACTCTTTAGTCGTAGACGGCGCGATCGCGTCCTATGTCAAGACATTTGCCCAGTAAAGTTAGAGCCTAATGTAAACGAATGTAACGAATAGATGAAAAGGCGATCGCCCTGAGAGGGCTAGCTAGGAGGCATCCATCAGTTCGAGGTCAACAATCGTCCAGAAACTATGCTGGCTGAGCGACGTTGTTTATCTTGAGGGCAGGTTGCGTGGAACGTCTACCCAAGGGAGAAAGCCAGAACCCATCCCGTAGTTCCCTGGGCGAAGTCGAAGGGAACGTTAGCGTCCTACTCAAGGAAATATTTCCGCTAGCCCTAGGGTTTTTGCATGAGCACGCTGTTGGCGGCGGCTAGGGACGCGCCACACCATGGGCAGCCAGACTTGAGATAGTCATAGGATGAAACTTGACCACATCGGGGGCATTTAAGTCCGTAGGCGGAGGGCCCCGTGGGTTTAGACGGTTTCAGCGGCAATGTCGTATCACCGGAATGCTCAACCGCAGGAGTGGTGACGATGGTGGCGACGGTATCTAAGACAATGGCTCCAACGTGAAGCTCAACCAGGCCTAGGCAGAGGCGATCGCCCTCGGCTAACGGCTGCTCGACGTCTAGGATGGGACGATGATTAAGCAGGGGAGGATTGCTGGGGCGTAGGCTTTGCACGTAGAACGTAGAACGTAGGGGATCATAGAAGAGTTCGACATGGAGTCCTGAGACGGTGGGATGGGACAATACCAAATCACATCGAGACGGATCTCGTCCAAGTCTGACCCTACCAACCTGTTTCGTGAGCATTTGATCGGTCACCGTAAACGACTTGCGTTGATCATGCTCTACCCATTCCAGCGTCAATCGATTCATGATTTAGTAGTTGAAATGCAACATCGTGATCCCGTTGACCTGATGAACCTCGGTATACCCAGCTATCGTAGGAATTGGTTCAGTCCTTCAGGCCTATTCTCTCACAACCGTTTCAGGACTGTCTCCTCTTTATAATGGGCAGCATCTCTTTCATGGGTATCCCAATTCATGTCTAGTATGCAACAGCATCGATGGCGGCGATCGCTCTCTATCTTACTCATCCTTCTGCTTTGGGGGATGGCAGGATGTCAGCCGCTGCAGGCTAGGGACAGCGATGGTATTCAGCACCTTACCCTTTGGCATGGCGTCAATCCACCGGCTAACCGCGACGTCTTAGATAACCTGGTGGCACAGTTTAACCAAAGCCATGATCAAATTGAGCTAGAAGCGCTCTATGTGGGACAGGGTGATCAGCAGATTCCCAAAATCCTCACCGCTGTGCTGGGGCAGTCTCCTCCGGATTTACTGTGGTATGCGCCCATGCTGACAGGGCAGTTGGTGGAATTGGACGCCATCCGTCCCCTGGATGATTGGTATGCACAAACCAAGATACTGGATGACTTGGATCCGAGTTTATATGAAGCGATCGCCCTGGAGGATCATCTTTGGTCGGTGCCCTTTGGGGTGAATAATGTAGGTATTTTCTACCGTCCTAGCTTATTCACAGAAGCTGGTATTGCCGAGGTGCCGCACACCTGGGATGACCTGCGTCAGGTCGCTCAGCAGTTGACAGATAGGGACGCCCAGCCTTCCCGCCATGGCATTCTTTTGCCGCTGGGTAAGGGAGAATGGACGGTGTTTATGTGGCTATCGTTTCTCTGGAGTGCATCCGGGGATCTGCTGGATCATGGTCAGATTCATCTCGTCACGCCAGAGGCGATCGCTGCCCTGCACCTCTGGCAAGATTTGGTGGCAGACGGCTCCGCCCTTCTTTCTCAGCCCGAGCGTGGCTATGAGTTAACGGATTTTCTGGCAGGTAAGGTAGCTATGCAACTGACGGGGCCATGGACCTTGCGAGAGTTGCGGTCAACGGGGGTGGACTTTGCGGTGATGCCGATTCCCATGGATCAGCAACCTGCTACAGCCATAGGCGGCGAGAATTTATTTATCTTTCGCACCCATCCTGAACGGGAGCAGGCCGCGCTGCAGGCCGCTGAATTCCTAGTCAGTGAATCAGCTCAAACTCAGTGGGCGATCGGCACCGGCTATTTACCCGTCAAGCTGCGATCGCGGCAAAGTGAGGCCTACCAAGCTGTGGTGCAAGACCAGCCTGCCCTACAAATTTTCCTCGATCAGGCTAAGCAAGGGCGATCGCGGCCGATTGTTGCCAACTACAATCGTCTGTCTGACCAACTTGGGAGAGCAATCGAAGCCGTGGTGTTACAGTCAAAATCACCGGAAGAAGCTCTATCTCAGGCTCAGCAGCGGCTGAACCGTATTCTTGGAACGTCTTCCCATTAGCGATAATCCATATGGGGAAATAAGCTAGTGTCAACATAGCTCAGCCGCGCCATGGGGCTGAGGGCTTCTAGAACCTGTTGCCCGTAGCTACGATGATTGACGCGATTATCCAACAATGCCACAACGCCCTGCGTTTCTCGCACGGGAGCGATCGCTCTCTGCAGGGTGCTCAGGGCTTCGGGTAGGAGATAGAGGCGAAACCAGTCTTGGCGGTTTTGCTTGTAGGCCGCGACTCGTCCAGCCACGAGGGGATTTTCGAGGGAGGGAATGGGCAGGGTTGCCATCACCAAGAGCTGCGGAGCTGGAAAAACGGCTTGGTGGTTTTGCCAAAACTGCCAGCCGCTCACCAAAATGCCGTTGTCATCCAAACAGGTTCGCTCCATCTGCACCCGCGATCCATACTCTGCGGCTAAAACGGAGGCAACTTGCGCCTTGAGGGGTGTGTCATCAACTAAAAGCACGGTTAACCCCGGTCGTTCGGCGCTAATCATCAGCAGATGACGGATTTCCAGCATCATGGCAGGCTGAAATTCTGGCGTATTGGGAAACGGTAGGCGATCGGGTACGTAAAGCTGAATGCTTTCCTGCTGGCGATCGGGGGCAAATTTTACACAGGTCATATCCCCCAACCCTAGGCGCTGGCGATAGACGACGGCTTGCGTATCTAGTTCTACAGCCCCGCCCATAAGAATGACAGGCTGGCGCTGCCACAGAGAGGCTAGTTGATCTGCTAACTCTAACGGACGACAGTGGAGGGAAAAGTGACCTTGGGCTCGGTCAATCTTAGCCCAGAGGAGATGGGGAGAATAGCGAAATTGCTGCCAGAAGGCTTGCCAAACCTTGGGTAATTGATCCAACAAGCCTTTGCCTTGCAGAACGCGCCATAGATCAAATAACGTATCTTGTTCTTGATCGTCTAGTCGATAGCAGTTGTAGGGATTGTCAGGATGCTGGAAGAGCGATCGCGTTAGATAAATTCGGACATCGCGAATTAGATCAACCTGGGTTGGGCAGGCGCGCATCAAGGCATCCCAGTGATTGGGCATTACCTTGGCGGTGAGCTGGTTTTGCACCCAAGCTTCTAGGTCATCAATGCCGTCAACTAAGGTAGGAATATGGTCGGGAATGTGGCCGCTGTGCTGGAGGCGATCGCTTAACCAGGCCTCGGGTGTGGTGATCAACAATCCCTGAAAGGATGGCGAGGGCCAGCGATCGCCCACCTGAATAGGCTTGGTGGTGGATATCCACTGCTGTAATCGAGGAATATCAACCTTCAGCAGCCTCGACTGCACCGCCGCCGGCACTACTAATACGACCCCTTCTGTCCACATGAGGGCCGGCAGTAGGTAGCTGATGCGATAGCGACCATGGTAGCCCGACGGTGCGCCGGTTTGAATCAGCGAACTGCGCCCTAGGCGCAGGGCCCGCGCCACTAGCCGCGCCATGGTTAGATGATGGGGCCAGCATGATTCTCCCTGCTGGCGCAGGAAGGCACGCAATTGCTGGTGGACTTCAACCTCAATCACAGGCGCTAGGGTTCCTTCCGGACAACTGACACATGAACCTCCATTGTGACATACTCTTTCATCGCCTACGGTAGTGCCGCTCTATGGATCGAGATGAGGTGAAAAAAGGCTCAAATCGTTACCGATGAAGGCGATCGCCCCTTTAGACAAGCCTGAACCAATGCTGGGGCAAGGGCTGGATGGCTATCAAAATGAAGATGCACGTAGCTGGCCAGTACCGATCCTTGGCAATATCCTTCTGCCTGGGGCGGCTGGTTCCAGCGACAGAGTTGGTAGGGAGCGGTGGGGGCGATCGCTTGGGGATCGGAGGTATCCCACACCTGCTCAGAATAGTGAAATCGATGTCCGCGCAGGCGACTGCCGGCGGGAAATAGGGTATCGGCAGCCACCACGGTCACGTCGGTATAGCCCAGGGTGGGGCGGCGACCCATCTGCACCCAAAAGGGCAAGAGACCCGCCCAGGGATGCCGTCCTTCCGGGGTGATCAGACCTTGGGACA from Candidatus Obscuribacterales bacterium carries:
- a CDS encoding FHA domain-containing protein; amino-acid sequence: MSDPPLRLQLSWEDPATGELRTPVLSLPIALGRDFAHMPAQFDGQRVSRMVLDSGQVSRFHALLRQAGDEVVVDDQRSSNGTFVNGDRQASAVLSEGDRLLIGPYTLTLTWSTEGQTEPSESETSTNSTILFPEASAPTSGASFPPPLFQQPHVSLRDLMDTGLPIREFDYVALGAGLGSFIWVDLLRLGGVSAQQILSIGMEAVPYARYQRLCLNSQIPPHERLRSNSDSCPDNIWGWPSYALREAWDDLGRGKLAPALRYLWQVFAEPTLAETYTPRSGRVFASIDREAARIGWNHCFDYGRIRSIRQTTDGRYAIAYSRSTADRRDHAFVVARYLHLATGYPAIQFLPDLQAYRAATHDFKTVVNAYEEHDHVYQHLETFGGTVMIRGRGIVASRVVQRIYEARQTNSQIYLLHLMRSPKPSGHRFRTAQRQVKNHYELQPFNWPKACWGGDLQVMLEQASPAERQRLLADWGGTTTADRRDWQQIVQEGLRQGWYKIEFGEVERVEPSADQGTLTYIRDRDFKGTRQLQADFIIDATGLDAQVSANPLLDDLVTCYGLPLNPLGRLAVSEDFELPDLRSGQGRVYAAGAMTLGGPYAAVDSFLGLQYAALRSVDSLAAAKAPSLHRLSGGRSLLQWMKWVINVAP
- a CDS encoding CAP domain-containing protein, which encodes MTLGSPAYAEGAYDWAQIEQDIITVQNQARQDPASLIPLLEERLANMDDAGRILNSCGPNCHLQTREGKQAVQEAIDFLRQQAAIPSLDAAPNVAQAAKVHAQDQASGSTGHAGSDGSTAAQRLDRTGALNISSGENIAYGPSTGQRVVLDLIVDDGVPSRGHRTNIFDPSWTHTGAGCGPHAGYRIVCVINYTRFTNQFNVVNNSSVNLEAVTLGDMNILGDALAPGETREITLSAEQCEGSLGLQMSGYLPASMPSSMVCGSTLTVDPDNYFELSFQ
- a CDS encoding fatty acid desaturase; the protein is MASSPESMARRPLSESGNWLGVGWAIALFLTWIGSLLGLLYIPIAQLPWLVVLVAIIGRTVLQTGLFIVAHDAMHLSLLPQHPRLNHAMGHVAVGLYAFLSYQHCRQQHRDHHRCPAQLGDPDFHDGVHCHPVAWYLKFMGEYLSGYRLVHLVFSWIGVLGILVYGFQVSPINAIAFWVGPLVLSSFQLFIFGTYLPHRHSNQGTPNRHRAVSSGYPVWLSFLTCYHLGYHWEHHEYPHLPWYRLPAARR
- a CDS encoding orange carotenoid-binding protein: MPFTIESARSIFPGTLSADAVPATIARFTQLNAEDQLALIWFAYLEMGKTITIAAPGAANMQFAENTLNEIRQMSFQEQSQAMCDLANRADTPICRTYSMWSSNIKLGFWYQLGQWMDEGLVAPIPEGYQLSANAAAVLQAIRNLESGQQITVLRNSVVDMGFDPKKLGSYQSVAEPIVPPVVADKRTTVTIEGIDNPTVLSYMNNMNANDFDALIQLFTDDGALQPPFQRPIVGRDAVLKFFREDCQNLKLMPERGVLEPADEGYTQIKVTGKVQTPWFGAAVGMNMAWRFLLTPENKIYFVAIDLLASPKELLNLTR
- a CDS encoding FHA domain-containing protein — its product is MNRLTLEWVEHDQRKSFTVTDQMLTKQVGRVRLGRDPSRCDLVLSHPTVSGLHVELFYDPLRSTFYVQSLRPSNPPLLNHRPILDVEQPLAEGDRLCLGLVELHVGAIVLDTVATIVTTPAVEHSGDTTLPLKPSKPTGPSAYGLKCPRCGQVSSYDYLKSGCPWCGASLAAANSVLMQKP
- a CDS encoding ABC transporter substrate-binding protein, which encodes MQQHRWRRSLSILLILLLWGMAGCQPLQARDSDGIQHLTLWHGVNPPANRDVLDNLVAQFNQSHDQIELEALYVGQGDQQIPKILTAVLGQSPPDLLWYAPMLTGQLVELDAIRPLDDWYAQTKILDDLDPSLYEAIALEDHLWSVPFGVNNVGIFYRPSLFTEAGIAEVPHTWDDLRQVAQQLTDRDAQPSRHGILLPLGKGEWTVFMWLSFLWSASGDLLDHGQIHLVTPEAIAALHLWQDLVADGSALLSQPERGYELTDFLAGKVAMQLTGPWTLRELRSTGVDFAVMPIPMDQQPATAIGGENLFIFRTHPEREQAALQAAEFLVSESAQTQWAIGTGYLPVKLRSRQSEAYQAVVQDQPALQIFLDQAKQGRSRPIVANYNRLSDQLGRAIEAVVLQSKSPEEALSQAQQRLNRILGTSSH
- a CDS encoding helicase C-terminal domain-containing protein — protein: MIEVEVHQQLRAFLRQQGESCWPHHLTMARLVARALRLGRSSLIQTGAPSGYHGRYRISYLLPALMWTEGVVLVVPAAVQSRLLKVDIPRLQQWISTTKPIQVGDRWPSPSFQGLLITTPEAWLSDRLQHSGHIPDHIPTLVDGIDDLEAWVQNQLTAKVMPNHWDALMRACPTQVDLIRDVRIYLTRSLFQHPDNPYNCYRLDDQEQDTLFDLWRVLQGKGLLDQLPKVWQAFWQQFRYSPHLLWAKIDRAQGHFSLHCRPLELADQLASLWQRQPVILMGGAVELDTQAVVYRQRLGLGDMTCVKFAPDRQQESIQLYVPDRLPFPNTPEFQPAMMLEIRHLLMISAERPGLTVLLVDDTPLKAQVASVLAAEYGSRVQMERTCLDDNGILVSGWQFWQNHQAVFPAPQLLVMATLPIPSLENPLVAGRVAAYKQNRQDWFRLYLLPEALSTLQRAIAPVRETQGVVALLDNRVNHRSYGQQVLEALSPMARLSYVDTSLFPHMDYR